A window from Mycobacterium saskatchewanense encodes these proteins:
- a CDS encoding SDR family NAD(P)-dependent oxidoreductase → MPSSLTFCERGTRSMQHHESKACGGRRVLVTGASRGIGAAVARRFAEEGAAVAVAARSADAISALAAELGRAGSPALAVEADMTDRASLDVLIDRVADEFGGLDVLVNNAGVLPAATRAENVSWADWDTTIQLNLSTPWYLACRAKALMGSGGVVVNNASTAAYFPSRGLAAYNVSKSALLMLTRVLALEWAREGIRVVGVAPGKIDTALVEPILRWTEKHELPLNPLRRIGTEAEVADLIAFLASDRASYITGVTVPIDGGELLTAGSEAGR, encoded by the coding sequence ATGCCGTCGAGTCTCACATTCTGTGAAAGAGGAACGAGGTCAATGCAGCATCACGAAAGCAAAGCTTGCGGTGGGCGAAGGGTCTTGGTGACCGGCGCGAGCCGAGGCATCGGTGCGGCCGTCGCGAGGCGATTCGCCGAAGAAGGCGCTGCCGTCGCCGTCGCCGCGCGCAGCGCAGATGCCATCAGTGCGCTCGCCGCCGAACTCGGTCGGGCGGGCAGTCCAGCGCTGGCCGTCGAGGCCGACATGACCGACCGGGCGTCGCTCGATGTGCTCATTGACAGGGTTGCAGACGAGTTTGGCGGCCTGGACGTCCTGGTCAACAACGCGGGGGTTCTTCCAGCGGCGACGCGAGCCGAAAACGTCAGCTGGGCCGACTGGGACACAACCATTCAACTCAACCTCTCGACGCCGTGGTACTTGGCTTGCCGCGCAAAGGCGTTGATGGGGTCGGGAGGGGTCGTGGTCAACAACGCCAGTACCGCTGCCTACTTCCCTTCGCGCGGATTGGCCGCATACAACGTGAGTAAGTCCGCGCTCCTCATGCTCACCCGCGTGCTTGCACTGGAATGGGCCCGCGAGGGGATCCGAGTCGTCGGGGTCGCGCCGGGCAAGATCGATACCGCACTGGTCGAGCCGATTCTGCGCTGGACCGAAAAGCATGAGCTCCCACTCAACCCGCTGCGGCGAATCGGCACCGAGGCCGAGGTTGCCGACCTCATCGCCTTCCTCGCGTCCGACCGGGCAAGCTACATCACCGGCGTCACCGTGCCCATCGACGGCGGTGAACTGTTGACGGCCGGGTCCGAAGCCGGCCGTTGA
- a CDS encoding acyl-CoA dehydrogenase, with product MPGEDAEGLREVVRDFLDKQSAESDVRLLMETTVGYDPSVWTRAATELGLHGLAIPERHGGSGATPIELGVVFEEMGRVLFCGPFFATVGLAATALLEIGDDRAAEHLARIAAGETIATLAWSGPEPADSELEAVAIGAQWQISGTAEAVVDGAGAELVLVAARTADGPGLFIVADDTTMRRASLTTMDSTRKLAELTFTSTPATLLGSTGGAERALRRTADLAAVYLAAEQLGGAAHVLSSAVEYAGSRIQFGRAIGSFQAIKHRCADMLVEVELARSVVWHGLWTAVHDPASLPVSANLARAVASDAYQRVASDNIQIHGGIGFTWEHPAHLYLKRAKSSQLLLGAPHRHRARLRDRVINGGAEAAIMPTASPASDAVTVALKADIEEFLANHPVPDSADRDGDRRFRQARFDAGLAVIHFGVGHGGRGYDASLQPVVEQCFADAGAADHTARNVIGLGMALPTIHAHGTDDQKARFLRPAFAGEHIWCQLFSEPGAGSDLAALATRAVRDGDDFVVTGQKVWTSLGHVADWGILLARTDPEVPKHKGLTYFLINMRSAGVEVRPLRQLTGEAEFNEVYLTEVRVPAANVLGSVGRGWQVAMTTLANERVSLGGRPLSRGGGPIGQAVRTYRQAAAEGRVDAAVTERLMRLWTRAEAARLTNARAAVQVGRQPGPEGSIAKLQMAELNKAIYELCVDMSGTAGLLVAGYRETAPAEAAVHGGADVRMAYLRSLANSIEGGTSEVLRNILGERVLGLPGEPRSDRDIPWKQVRRS from the coding sequence ATGCCCGGCGAGGACGCCGAGGGGCTGCGAGAAGTCGTACGCGACTTTCTGGACAAGCAATCAGCGGAGAGCGACGTCCGCCTGCTGATGGAGACGACGGTTGGCTACGACCCGAGCGTCTGGACACGGGCCGCCACCGAACTCGGGTTGCACGGGTTGGCCATTCCAGAGCGGCACGGTGGTAGTGGCGCAACCCCCATCGAGTTGGGGGTGGTGTTCGAGGAGATGGGCCGGGTGCTCTTCTGCGGACCGTTCTTCGCAACCGTGGGGCTGGCGGCGACCGCACTGCTCGAAATTGGTGACGACCGCGCCGCCGAGCACCTCGCCCGGATCGCGGCGGGCGAGACGATCGCCACCCTGGCCTGGAGCGGACCGGAGCCCGCAGACAGCGAGCTTGAGGCGGTCGCCATTGGAGCGCAGTGGCAGATATCGGGCACCGCGGAAGCGGTCGTCGACGGCGCCGGTGCCGAACTGGTGCTCGTCGCCGCTCGCACCGCCGACGGACCCGGTTTGTTCATCGTCGCCGACGACACCACCATGCGGCGCGCTTCTCTGACGACCATGGATTCCACCCGCAAGTTGGCCGAACTGACCTTCACCTCGACACCGGCGACGCTGCTCGGCTCGACCGGCGGGGCAGAGCGAGCGCTGCGTCGAACGGCGGACCTGGCTGCGGTGTATCTGGCCGCCGAGCAGCTCGGCGGGGCGGCGCACGTCCTGTCAAGCGCCGTCGAATACGCCGGGTCGCGGATTCAGTTCGGCCGGGCGATTGGATCTTTTCAGGCCATCAAGCACCGGTGCGCCGACATGTTGGTGGAGGTGGAGTTGGCGCGGTCGGTTGTGTGGCACGGGCTTTGGACCGCGGTCCACGACCCGGCAAGTCTTCCTGTCTCGGCGAACCTCGCCCGCGCCGTGGCCTCCGATGCTTACCAACGGGTGGCTAGCGACAACATCCAGATTCACGGCGGCATCGGATTCACCTGGGAGCACCCGGCCCATCTCTACCTCAAGAGGGCCAAAAGCAGCCAGCTGCTCCTCGGGGCGCCCCACCGCCACCGCGCGCGGCTGCGAGACCGGGTCATTAATGGCGGCGCCGAGGCCGCGATAATGCCCACCGCCTCGCCGGCATCCGATGCGGTAACGGTTGCGCTGAAGGCTGATATCGAAGAGTTTCTGGCCAATCACCCGGTTCCCGATTCCGCCGATCGTGACGGCGACCGGCGGTTCAGGCAGGCACGATTCGATGCCGGGCTCGCCGTAATCCACTTTGGTGTAGGACATGGCGGACGCGGTTACGACGCCTCCCTGCAGCCGGTGGTCGAACAGTGCTTCGCCGATGCCGGCGCGGCCGACCACACCGCGCGAAATGTCATCGGTTTGGGGATGGCACTTCCGACCATCCACGCGCACGGCACCGATGATCAGAAGGCACGGTTCCTTCGACCCGCATTCGCCGGTGAACACATCTGGTGCCAACTGTTCTCCGAACCGGGGGCGGGCTCTGACCTCGCCGCGCTCGCGACGCGGGCGGTCCGTGACGGCGACGACTTCGTGGTGACCGGCCAAAAAGTGTGGACCTCCCTCGGGCATGTCGCCGACTGGGGCATTCTGCTGGCACGAACGGATCCCGAAGTGCCCAAACACAAGGGCCTCACCTACTTTCTGATCAACATGCGCTCGGCCGGAGTCGAAGTGCGGCCGTTGCGGCAACTGACCGGCGAGGCCGAGTTCAATGAGGTATACCTCACCGAGGTGCGCGTCCCGGCGGCCAACGTGCTTGGCTCGGTCGGACGAGGCTGGCAGGTTGCGATGACCACTCTGGCCAACGAGCGCGTATCGCTGGGCGGCCGCCCGCTGTCACGTGGCGGCGGCCCCATCGGCCAGGCAGTTCGCACTTATCGGCAAGCCGCCGCCGAGGGCCGCGTCGATGCGGCGGTCACTGAGCGCCTCATGCGGCTATGGACGCGGGCTGAGGCGGCGCGGCTTACCAATGCGCGTGCCGCCGTCCAGGTCGGCCGGCAGCCCGGACCTGAGGGGTCGATCGCCAAATTGCAGATGGCAGAACTGAATAAGGCCATCTACGAATTATGCGTCGACATGTCCGGGACTGCCGGATTACTCGTGGCGGGTTACCGGGAGACCGCTCCCGCGGAGGCGGCGGTGCACGGCGGGGCCGATGTCCGGATGGCTTACCTACGCTCACTTGCCAATTCGATCGAAGGTGGCACCTCGGAGGTGTTGCGCAACATTCTCGGCGAGCGCGTTCTCGGGCTGCCCGGTGAACCACGCTCTGACCGCGACATCCCGTGGAAGCAGGTCAGACGTTCGTGA